A genomic segment from Limisphaera ngatamarikiensis encodes:
- a CDS encoding 3-isopropylmalate dehydrogenase, with protein MKTYDIAVIPGDGTGPEVIREALKVLDAASARFGFKLNYTHYDLGGERYLRTGETLPDSVLAELRRFPAILLGAIGHPGVKPGILEKGILLRIRFELEQYINLRPVRLYDARFCPLKDKRPEDIDFVVVRENNEGLYTGAGGFVFKGTPHEVAIQESINTRRGVERCLRYAFEFARKRHAQTPWRGLKPEEVAEGKRAQLTLCGKTNVLTYAFDLWERAFHEVGREYPDVKRDYAHVDATTMWFVKNPEWFDVIVTDNMFGDIITDLGAMIQGGMGIAAGGNINPAGTSMFEPIGGSAPKYTGKGVINPLAAICAGQMMLAHLGETAAAAAVEEAVIRVVREKLKSLAAGQMGYSTSEVGDLVASLV; from the coding sequence ATGAAAACATACGACATTGCAGTCATTCCCGGAGACGGTACCGGTCCCGAAGTCATCCGCGAGGCCCTCAAGGTCCTCGATGCCGCTTCGGCCCGATTCGGTTTCAAACTCAACTACACCCATTACGACCTGGGCGGAGAACGCTACCTCCGAACCGGCGAAACGCTACCGGACAGCGTTCTGGCCGAACTCCGCCGGTTCCCCGCGATCCTGCTGGGCGCCATCGGTCATCCCGGCGTCAAACCGGGCATCCTCGAGAAAGGCATCCTCCTCCGCATCCGGTTCGAACTCGAGCAATACATCAACCTCCGGCCGGTCCGGCTCTACGACGCGCGTTTCTGCCCCCTCAAGGACAAACGTCCCGAGGACATTGACTTCGTCGTCGTCCGCGAAAACAACGAGGGACTTTACACGGGGGCGGGCGGATTCGTCTTCAAGGGTACACCCCACGAGGTGGCCATCCAGGAAAGCATCAACACCCGCCGGGGCGTCGAACGTTGCCTCCGCTACGCCTTCGAATTCGCCCGAAAACGCCATGCCCAAACCCCGTGGCGCGGACTCAAACCCGAGGAGGTCGCCGAGGGCAAACGCGCCCAGCTCACCCTCTGCGGCAAAACCAACGTGCTCACTTACGCCTTCGACCTCTGGGAACGGGCCTTTCACGAGGTCGGCCGCGAGTACCCGGACGTCAAACGCGACTATGCCCACGTGGACGCCACCACCATGTGGTTCGTCAAGAATCCCGAGTGGTTCGACGTCATCGTCACCGACAACATGTTCGGTGACATCATCACCGACCTCGGCGCGATGATCCAGGGTGGCATGGGCATTGCCGCCGGCGGCAACATTAATCCGGCCGGAACCAGCATGTTCGAACCCATCGGCGGCAGCGCACCCAAATACACCGGCAAGGGCGTCATCAATCCGCTGGCCGCCATTTGCGCAGGTCAGATGATGCTGGCTCACCTGGGCGAGACCGCCGCGGCGGCGGCCGTCGAAGAAGCCGTGATCCGCGTGGTCCGGGAAAAGCTCAAGAGCCTGGCCGCCGGCCAGATGGGCTACAGCACCAGCGAGGTGGGCGACCTGGTGGCCTCGCTGGTCTAG